GCTGCCGGAGGGAATCCATATGGTACAAGTGTATCTGTCGATCAAAACAATCAAATTGTTGGAGATAAGGAAGCTTATCAAAATGCCGTTGAACATCAAGCCAAGCGTGTGGTTACGGTAGCTGAATGGGTTAAAAAAGGAATGCAATAAAAAATTATCTCTATACATTGTTGGAAAACCACAGTTTTTACTGTGGTTTTCCTTTAAATTGTTTGGCTCTAACGATAATTTTTTGGTGGAGGACTCGTATGAATTTAAAAAAATTAGCAGGCGAGAAAGCAGTGGAATATATTAGAGATGGAATGACAATTGGGCTAGGTACCGGATCTACCGTTTATTGGACAATACGTAAATTGGGTGAATTAGTAAAACAGAGGGAAATACAAATTCGTGCCATCCCTACTTCCCAACAAACAAGTTATTTAGCTAGTGAATTAGGTATTCCACTAGAAACTTTTGCACAATCAACAGAATTAGATTTGACAATTGATGGTGCTGATGAGTTTAATTCATCATTGGATCTGATTAAAGGGGGAGGGGGAGCACTCGTACGCGAGAAGTTAGTCGCAGCTGCTTCTAATCGTCTAATTATAGTGGCAGATGAATCTAAGGCTGTCGAGGAAATCGGAAAATTCCCACTACCTATTGAAGTCGTTCCCTTTGCATGGGAAGTTACAGCCAAACGGATTGAGGGGTTAAACTGCGTCCCAACATTACGTAGGGTGAATGGTTGCCCATACGTTTCTGACAATGGTAACTATATTTTGGACTGTTCTTTTGGATATATTGAAAATCCAGCTAAACTTGATCGAACAATTAAACTTTTACCCGGTGTTGTTGATACAGGTCTTTTTATATCCATGGCCGACACTGTGATCATTGGAACCTCAAATGGGCTAAAAGTATTGTCTAAGAAAAATTGAGGTTGAAACAGAAATGTGGCGTTGTATTTTATTCATTCTATGTAGGAATTGATATAGGATGCAAATTTCATGTAGTTGCTTGTATATCTTATGAAGAGCTCCAATATCCTAAGGGTTCATGGAAGAAAAAGAAGACAATGAAACTATTGCAGATAGTGATGGAATAATGGAATAGCAGGTTGCTTAGAATTCTTAAGGGAAGTGGCAGATCGTAACGGAATTTCTCCGAAGGACTTTTTTATCCTGTTAGAACCTACTGGGGGAATTACGGCTACATCATCATGAAGGCATTAATAGATATAGGGTACACACTATACCAAGTCAAGAACAAGGAAGTAAAGGATTTTAGGGAAAGTTCCTTGGGTATTATGGAGAAGTCAGATGAAATAGATGCATGTTTTGACTGGCCTATTGTACGGAAGGTTTGATAAGTCTAATACTTAATTTTCTAAGGTAAGATTGGCTGAATCGGTTGAAAGCATGCACCAATCCATGTTGTTGAAATGCTAATATTTAATCTTTAGTTGGAGGGTATAGGAATGCTGGTACTACAAAAAACACAAACGATAGTTCGTTATCAGAATAATAACGGTGAAATATACTATGGAATTGTTGATGGTGACGAAATTTTACAATTGTCTAATGATTTTACTGAAATTGTAAGCAATGAACTGAAATTTGATGGCGTAATAGTTGCTTTTGGCAATGTGAAAATTTTAGAGCCTGTTGTACCCACAAAAGTAGTTAACTTCGGCTGGACATACGCTGGACATGCAAAAGAGACTGGGGGACAAGCCAATCTCAAGGAACCGTTTTTGCTCTTAAAACCACCTTCTTCTTTGATTCCAGATGGGGCGGATATCATTCTTCCTTCAAGTGAATTAACCAAGCAGGTGGAAATGGAGGGGGAAGTAGCACTCATTATTGGGAAACGGGGTAAAAATATAAAAGAAGAGGACGCATTAGATTATGTTTTTGGTTGTACTATATTTAATGATGTGACTGCTAGAGATCTTACAAAAACCGATCCCCAGTTCACACGCGGTAAAGGTTTTGATACATTTGGTCCAATTGGTCCGTGGATTGTGACCGGTATAGATCCATCGAATTTACGAATTGTTACAACTTTGAACGGTAAAGTTGTACAAGATGGTAATACGAATCAGATGTCACTTTCAATTCCTTTTCTTATTAGTTGGATTTCGCAGGTTATGACACTGGAGCCAGGTGATGTTTTGGCTACTGGTTCACCTTCTGGTAGTTGTCCAATGAAGTCAGGAGATGTTGTGACCGTGGAAGTAAAGAATATCGGGAAACTATGCAATTATGTAAAATAGTAATAGAAAAATTATGGACCACTGAGAACTGGAAGAACGCAGCTATCAAAGGCGGTGGCGAATGAATGCAATTGTTCCATAAAAATATAGTTGTAGACTGTAAAATAAAATATTTGGCCGCAAATTAAAGTAATAGACTGAGAAATAAAGTGTTAGACTGGCGGTCAGCTATTCAACTAGCTGGAGATTAGTTTAAGATCAAGTGCGGGGAACCGTACTATAAGTAACGGCTGTTCTGTGAAAATAAAGTTCTAGATTGAAAAATAAAGTATTAGAATGAGGAAGAGTTAACGGGGTTCGATGGTTGCATAACAGTAAGAACAAGAGCTGCCTTCTGAGGCAGCTTCTTTTGTTAACCTAACGGGCAGTTTTCCTCAATAAATTATGTTAAAATATGGATAAAAATAATCGAGCAAAACGTGATGGGATTTCTCGTGAAATTTAGTTTATATGATGTGGTGAGATTGCTAAAAGATTTCTCCGAAGAAGGTGTATTTAAGGGAGAGGTTGCAACTGTTGTAGAAGTTTATACAAACCCAATGGAAGGTTACGAATTAGAGTTTGTGGGTGACGGTGGAATTACAAAGGCATTGTTTGCTGTAAGACCAGGCGACATTGAACTTGCGGGTGAGAGCCATTGAGTATTAGAGTGGATAACGAGAAGTTTGATATTAGTGGAGTCCATAATAAATTTGCTGACTATGTGGTTGTTGTCTGTTCTTGTTGTACTGAACAATATTTACATGATGACGAGCATTTAAGGCTCTACTATGATCCTCATGATCATACAAAATGGTTCATAACTCATATCGGAATAAATGATCAAACTAAGCATTACCCAATTCCTTGTAAAGGTTGCGGTAAAATAGATTGGGATTTCACCGATTTAAAAGAGCGAGACAAAGCTGAAACAGGACCTTGGAGGAATTATATTCGAGGTTGGTGACTACGCTAACGGGTTCGATAGCATAACAAAAGTATCAGATGTGCAGAGATAACATAGATATAGACTGATTAATTAAGAATTAGACTGGACAATAAAGTTCTAGACTGGGGCCATTTGTCCGAGCAAGGGCAGTTCCTGGTGGAAAAGACGGGGTATACAAAAATATAAGAGAGCTCAGCGGAGGTTATCAGAGTGGAGTGGTTTCACAATTTTGATTGGAAAGTCGTTTTTCCAGAGCGGCAAATGTACATCATGCGGCAGCATAATTGGGCGTTTGCGGCATGGGAGATTGAACGGTTGAAAGGGAATCTGCGCCAGCAATCATTGCTTGTGCATGTAGACGCCCATTTGGATGATACACCGGACGGAGTGTTTGTCCCTGGCTTGTTAGAGGCAAAAAGTGTAGAGCAGATCATGGCGGTAGCACAAGGGCATGATTATGCGAGCGGACAGGCCTGTCCACCAGATTGCATGCAAATCGACAATTTTATATGGGCCAGTGTAGCACGAGATACGATCGGAGAAACCATATTTGTCTCTCATCAAGATGACGAGGTACTGTCGCTCGAGATGCTCCGTTATGATGCGATCCATAAACGAAACGAGAATTGTCAGAACATCATCACCAAACTGCCGGCAGGATGTACGTACACGCATCAGCGGTTTCGGGATGTGCTTTCATTTCTCAGCGATGTTGACCAGAAGAAATGGGACACGCAGCAGACCAAGATTCTAGATATTGATCTCGATTATTTCAACCTGTCTGAGGATGTGACGCCCAGGCTGCAACCGATCGAGGAGATTCGTGCTTCCTTGCATACGCTACGGAACCTTTGCCAGTGGGATGTGATTACCATTGCCCTTTCTCCGGAGTATTGCGGCGGAGAAGAGGAGGCTGCATTTTTACTTGGTGCTTTTATGGAGGCGTTCGAGATAGACATCGCCTGTGGGCAGAGATGGTAGAGCATGGTTCTAGGAAAAAACCTCCCGCTCTCACGTATTCTGTGAGAACGGGAGGTTTGCGCTTCTTCAGGAG
This is a stretch of genomic DNA from Brevibacillus choshinensis. It encodes these proteins:
- a CDS encoding DUF4926 domain-containing protein, with the translated sequence MKFSLYDVVRLLKDFSEEGVFKGEVATVVEVYTNPMEGYELEFVGDGGITKALFAVRPGDIELAGESH
- a CDS encoding UPF0489 family protein, coding for MEWFHNFDWKVVFPERQMYIMRQHNWAFAAWEIERLKGNLRQQSLLVHVDAHLDDTPDGVFVPGLLEAKSVEQIMAVAQGHDYASGQACPPDCMQIDNFIWASVARDTIGETIFVSHQDDEVLSLEMLRYDAIHKRNENCQNIITKLPAGCTYTHQRFRDVLSFLSDVDQKKWDTQQTKILDIDLDYFNLSEDVTPRLQPIEEIRASLHTLRNLCQWDVITIALSPEYCGGEEEAAFLLGAFMEAFEIDIACGQRW
- the rpiA gene encoding ribose-5-phosphate isomerase RpiA translates to MNLKKLAGEKAVEYIRDGMTIGLGTGSTVYWTIRKLGELVKQREIQIRAIPTSQQTSYLASELGIPLETFAQSTELDLTIDGADEFNSSLDLIKGGGGALVREKLVAAASNRLIIVADESKAVEEIGKFPLPIEVVPFAWEVTAKRIEGLNCVPTLRRVNGCPYVSDNGNYILDCSFGYIENPAKLDRTIKLLPGVVDTGLFISMADTVIIGTSNGLKVLSKKN
- a CDS encoding fumarylacetoacetate hydrolase family protein codes for the protein MLVLQKTQTIVRYQNNNGEIYYGIVDGDEILQLSNDFTEIVSNELKFDGVIVAFGNVKILEPVVPTKVVNFGWTYAGHAKETGGQANLKEPFLLLKPPSSLIPDGADIILPSSELTKQVEMEGEVALIIGKRGKNIKEEDALDYVFGCTIFNDVTARDLTKTDPQFTRGKGFDTFGPIGPWIVTGIDPSNLRIVTTLNGKVVQDGNTNQMSLSIPFLISWISQVMTLEPGDVLATGSPSGSCPMKSGDVVTVEVKNIGKLCNYVK